A stretch of the Musa acuminata AAA Group cultivar baxijiao chromosome BXJ2-7, Cavendish_Baxijiao_AAA, whole genome shotgun sequence genome encodes the following:
- the LOC135616641 gene encoding bifunctional 3-dehydroquinate dehydratase/shikimate dehydrogenase, chloroplastic-like isoform X2 has translation MTLLCVPLVAKTVEQMMADMAAAKASGADLVELRVDHLSAFLPGRDLPLLLRDRPLPALVTYRPKWEGGEYEGDDKQRLEALLLAMELGADYVDVELKVAEDLVRLIDGKKPENFKLIVSSHNYQKTPSSEELGSLVAAIQASGADIVKIATTAVSVVDVTRMFQVLVHCQVPMIGLVMGERGLLSRVLCPKYGGYLTFGTLGEGKASAPGQPTVSQLLHLYNIRQIGADTKLTGLIGNPVRQTKSHIFHNAAFKSAGFDAVYVPLLVDDLTAFLHAFSSPDSVGFSCTMPHKEIAVRCCDAVDPIAKSIGAVNTIIRRPSDGKFVGHNTDYFGAISAIEDELRGSQGLGKEEETASPLAGRVFVVMGAGGAGKAIAYGAKEKGARVVIANRTYERARELAKQVGGQALPLSELENFHLEDGMILANATSVGMQPNVGETPLAKRALGHYALVFDAVYAPKVTRLLREAEECGVPTVGGFEMFIRQAMGQFKLFTGLEAPGKEMRELMMKYV, from the exons ATGACGCTGCTGTGCGTGCCGCTGGTGGCCAAGACGGTGGAGCAGATGATGGCCGACATGGCCGCCGCCAAGGCCAGCGGCGCCGACCTCGTCGAGCTCCGGGTCGACCACCTCTCCGCCTTCCTCCCCGGCCGCGACCTCCCGCTCCTCCTCCGCGACCGCCCCCTCCCCGCCCTCGTCACCTACAG ACCCAAATGGGAAGGGGGTGAGTACGAAGGTGATGACAAGCAGCGATTGGAGGCATTGCTTTTGGCCATGGAATTGGGTGCTGATTACGTTGATGTTGAGCTTAAG GTGGCTGAGGACTTGGTGAGGCTCATCGATGGGAAGAAGCCAGAAAACTTCAAGCTTATTGTGTCTTCTCACAACTACCAAAAGACACCTTCAAGCGAGGAGCTCGGAAGCCTTGTGGCAGCCATACAGGCTTCCGGAGCTGATATAGTGAAGATCGCAACAACTGCTGTGAGTGTGGTGGATGTGACACGCATGTTCCAAGTTCTCGTGCATTGCCAG GTCCCCATGATAGGACTGGTCATGGGGGAGAGAGGTCTGCTCTCCAGGGTGCTCTGCCCCAAGTACGGTGGATATCTCACCTTCGGCACCCTCGGCGAGGGCAAGGCATCGGCTCCCGGGCAGCCAACCGTCTCACAGCTGCTGCACCTGTACAACATCAGGCAGATCGGAGCAGACACCAAACTCACTGGGTTGATAGGGAATCCAGTGAGGCAGACCAAAAGCCACATCTTTCACAATGCTGCATTCAAATCTGCTGGCTTCGACGCTGTCTATGTGCCACTGCTGGTAGATGACCTCACTGCTTTCCTACATGCCTTCTCGTCTCCAGACTCCGTTGGATTCAG CTGCACAATGCCCCACAAAGAAATTGCAGTGAGATGCTGTGATGCAGTCGATCCAATTGCTAAG TCTATAGGCGCCGTGAACACCATCATCAGGCGACCGAGCGACGGCAAGTTCGTCGGCCACAACACTGATTactttggtgcaatatctgcaatCGAGGATGAACTGAGAG GTTCGCAGGGACTGGGAAAGGAGGAAGAGACTGCTTCTCCCCTTGCAGGTAGGGTGTTCGTCGTAATGGGTGCAGGTGGAGCTGGGAAGGCCATTGCTTACGGCGCGAAGGAGAAAGGAGCCAGAGTCGTGATCGCTAATCGAACTTACg AGCGAGCCCGGGAGCTGGCGAAACAAGTTGGTGGGCAGGCACTGCCACTCTCTGAGCTGGAGAACTTCCACCTGGAGGACGGAATGATCCTGGCAAACGCGACCTCGGTGGGCATGCAGCCAAACGTGGGCGAGACTCCTCTCGCTAAG CGAGCTCTCGGGCACTACGCCTTGGTGTTCGATGCGGTCTACGCCCCGAAAGTGACGAGGCTTCTGAGGGAGGCAGAAGAATGTGGAGTCCCCACTGTTGGTGGATTTGAGATGTTCATAAGGCAAGCAATGGGGCAATTTAAGCTGTTCACAGGTTTGGAAG CCCCTGGAAAGGAGATGCGAGAACTCATGATGAAATATGTTTGA
- the LOC135616641 gene encoding bifunctional 3-dehydroquinate dehydratase/shikimate dehydrogenase, chloroplastic-like isoform X1: protein MTLLCVPLVAKTVEQMMADMAAAKASGADLVELRVDHLSAFLPGRDLPLLLRDRPLPALVTYRPKWEGGEYEGDDKQRLEALLLAMELGADYVDVELKVAEDLVRLIDGKKPENFKLIVSSHNYQKTPSSEELGSLVAAIQASGADIVKIATTAVSVVDVTRMFQVLVHCQVPMIGLVMGERGLLSRVLCPKYGGYLTFGTLGEGKASAPGQPTVSQLLHLYNIRQIGADTKLTGLIGNPVRQTKSHIFHNAAFKSAGFDAVYVPLLVDDLTAFLHAFSSPDSVGFSCTMPHKEIAVRCCDAVDPIAKSIGAVNTIIRRPSDGKFVGHNTDYFGAISAIEDELRGALRYTYMETAARKDHILFSLFHVTGSQGLGKEEETASPLAGRVFVVMGAGGAGKAIAYGAKEKGARVVIANRTYERARELAKQVGGQALPLSELENFHLEDGMILANATSVGMQPNVGETPLAKRALGHYALVFDAVYAPKVTRLLREAEECGVPTVGGFEMFIRQAMGQFKLFTGLEAPGKEMRELMMKYV from the exons ATGACGCTGCTGTGCGTGCCGCTGGTGGCCAAGACGGTGGAGCAGATGATGGCCGACATGGCCGCCGCCAAGGCCAGCGGCGCCGACCTCGTCGAGCTCCGGGTCGACCACCTCTCCGCCTTCCTCCCCGGCCGCGACCTCCCGCTCCTCCTCCGCGACCGCCCCCTCCCCGCCCTCGTCACCTACAG ACCCAAATGGGAAGGGGGTGAGTACGAAGGTGATGACAAGCAGCGATTGGAGGCATTGCTTTTGGCCATGGAATTGGGTGCTGATTACGTTGATGTTGAGCTTAAG GTGGCTGAGGACTTGGTGAGGCTCATCGATGGGAAGAAGCCAGAAAACTTCAAGCTTATTGTGTCTTCTCACAACTACCAAAAGACACCTTCAAGCGAGGAGCTCGGAAGCCTTGTGGCAGCCATACAGGCTTCCGGAGCTGATATAGTGAAGATCGCAACAACTGCTGTGAGTGTGGTGGATGTGACACGCATGTTCCAAGTTCTCGTGCATTGCCAG GTCCCCATGATAGGACTGGTCATGGGGGAGAGAGGTCTGCTCTCCAGGGTGCTCTGCCCCAAGTACGGTGGATATCTCACCTTCGGCACCCTCGGCGAGGGCAAGGCATCGGCTCCCGGGCAGCCAACCGTCTCACAGCTGCTGCACCTGTACAACATCAGGCAGATCGGAGCAGACACCAAACTCACTGGGTTGATAGGGAATCCAGTGAGGCAGACCAAAAGCCACATCTTTCACAATGCTGCATTCAAATCTGCTGGCTTCGACGCTGTCTATGTGCCACTGCTGGTAGATGACCTCACTGCTTTCCTACATGCCTTCTCGTCTCCAGACTCCGTTGGATTCAG CTGCACAATGCCCCACAAAGAAATTGCAGTGAGATGCTGTGATGCAGTCGATCCAATTGCTAAG TCTATAGGCGCCGTGAACACCATCATCAGGCGACCGAGCGACGGCAAGTTCGTCGGCCACAACACTGATTactttggtgcaatatctgcaatCGAGGATGAACTGAGAGGTGCACTGAGATATACCTACATGGAAACAGCAGCTCGTAAAGATCACATCTTGTTCTCATTGTTTCATGTAACAGGTTCGCAGGGACTGGGAAAGGAGGAAGAGACTGCTTCTCCCCTTGCAGGTAGGGTGTTCGTCGTAATGGGTGCAGGTGGAGCTGGGAAGGCCATTGCTTACGGCGCGAAGGAGAAAGGAGCCAGAGTCGTGATCGCTAATCGAACTTACg AGCGAGCCCGGGAGCTGGCGAAACAAGTTGGTGGGCAGGCACTGCCACTCTCTGAGCTGGAGAACTTCCACCTGGAGGACGGAATGATCCTGGCAAACGCGACCTCGGTGGGCATGCAGCCAAACGTGGGCGAGACTCCTCTCGCTAAG CGAGCTCTCGGGCACTACGCCTTGGTGTTCGATGCGGTCTACGCCCCGAAAGTGACGAGGCTTCTGAGGGAGGCAGAAGAATGTGGAGTCCCCACTGTTGGTGGATTTGAGATGTTCATAAGGCAAGCAATGGGGCAATTTAAGCTGTTCACAGGTTTGGAAG CCCCTGGAAAGGAGATGCGAGAACTCATGATGAAATATGTTTGA
- the LOC135616642 gene encoding superoxide dismutase [Cu-Zn]-like isoform X2, whose protein sequence is MAKAVAVLGSSDSVKGTVYFAQEGDGPTTVTGTISGLKPGLHGFHVHALGDTTNGCMSTGPHFNPAGKEHGAPDDAGRHAGDLGNVIAGEDGTVTFSITDSQIPLSGPNSIIGRAVVVHADPDDLGKGGHELSKTTGNAGGRVACDPVCCRNVDVDPHLLLSL, encoded by the exons ATGGCGAAGGCCGTCGCGGTTCTCGGTAGCAGTGATAGCGTCAAGGGCACCGTGTACTTCGCCCAGGAAGGGGATG GTCCGACTACCGTGACTGGCACGATTTCTGGACTCAAGCCTGGACTTCATGGGTTCCATGTTCATGCTCTCGGTGACACCACCAATGGTTGCATGTCCACTG GGCCGCATTTTAATCCTGCGGGGAAGGAACATGGAGCGCCGGACGATGCGGGCCGCCACGCCGGCGATCTTGGGAATGTGATCGCCGGGGAGGATG GTACTGTCACTTTCTCCATCACTGATAGCCAG ATTCCCCTCTCCGGTCCAAATTCCATTATCGGGAGGGCTGTTGTGGTCCATGCCGATCCAGATGATCTTGGAAAAG GTGGGCATGAGCTGAGCAAGACCACTGGGAACGCTGGCGGAAGGGTTGCCTGTG ATCCGGTATGCTGTCGCAACGTTGACGTGGATCCTCATCTCCTCCTCTCTCTATAA
- the LOC135616642 gene encoding superoxide dismutase [Cu-Zn]-like isoform X1, which translates to MAKAVAVLGSSDSVKGTVYFAQEGDGPTTVTGTISGLKPGLHGFHVHALGDTTNGCMSTGPHFNPAGKEHGAPDDAGRHAGDLGNVIAGEDGTVTFSITDSQIPLSGPNSIIGRAVVVHADPDDLGKGGHELSKTTGNAGGRVACGDPSPTPSLSVSLSLSLSLSLSLFINVYVWSILPSTAGKEARRC; encoded by the exons ATGGCGAAGGCCGTCGCGGTTCTCGGTAGCAGTGATAGCGTCAAGGGCACCGTGTACTTCGCCCAGGAAGGGGATG GTCCGACTACCGTGACTGGCACGATTTCTGGACTCAAGCCTGGACTTCATGGGTTCCATGTTCATGCTCTCGGTGACACCACCAATGGTTGCATGTCCACTG GGCCGCATTTTAATCCTGCGGGGAAGGAACATGGAGCGCCGGACGATGCGGGCCGCCACGCCGGCGATCTTGGGAATGTGATCGCCGGGGAGGATG GTACTGTCACTTTCTCCATCACTGATAGCCAG ATTCCCCTCTCCGGTCCAAATTCCATTATCGGGAGGGCTGTTGTGGTCCATGCCGATCCAGATGATCTTGGAAAAG GTGGGCATGAGCTGAGCAAGACCACTGGGAACGCTGGCGGAAGGGTTGCCTGTG GTGACCCATCACCCACCCCTTCtctgtctgtctctctctctctctctctctctctctctctctctctgttcattAATGTCTACGTGTGGTCAATCCTGCCATCGACGGCTGGAAAAGAGGCTCGGAGGTGTTAG
- the LOC135616642 gene encoding superoxide dismutase [Cu-Zn]-like isoform X3 — protein sequence MAKAVAVLGSSDSVKGTVYFAQEGDGPTTVTGTISGLKPGLHGFHVHALGDTTNGCMSTGPHFNPAGKEHGAPDDAGRHAGDLGNVIAGEDGTVTFSITDSQIPLSGPNSIIGRAVVVHADPDDLGKGGHELSKTTGNAGGRVACGIIGLQA from the exons ATGGCGAAGGCCGTCGCGGTTCTCGGTAGCAGTGATAGCGTCAAGGGCACCGTGTACTTCGCCCAGGAAGGGGATG GTCCGACTACCGTGACTGGCACGATTTCTGGACTCAAGCCTGGACTTCATGGGTTCCATGTTCATGCTCTCGGTGACACCACCAATGGTTGCATGTCCACTG GGCCGCATTTTAATCCTGCGGGGAAGGAACATGGAGCGCCGGACGATGCGGGCCGCCACGCCGGCGATCTTGGGAATGTGATCGCCGGGGAGGATG GTACTGTCACTTTCTCCATCACTGATAGCCAG ATTCCCCTCTCCGGTCCAAATTCCATTATCGGGAGGGCTGTTGTGGTCCATGCCGATCCAGATGATCTTGGAAAAG GTGGGCATGAGCTGAGCAAGACCACTGGGAACGCTGGCGGAAGGGTTGCCTGTG GCATTATTGGATTGCAAGCTTGA
- the LOC103990717 gene encoding putative glutaredoxin-C14, producing the protein MEKVMRLASQRAVTVFSFSSCCMCYSVKSLFSELGVDAAIHELDEDPSGAEMERALVGLLGRKPPVPAIFIGGRLVGSTDRIMQLHLGGNLVPLLRDAGALWL; encoded by the coding sequence ATGGAGAAGGTGATGAGGTTGGCGTCGCAGCGAGCGGTGACGGTCTTCAGCTTCAGCTCATGCTGCATGTGCTACAGCGTGAAGAGTCTGTTCAGTgagctcggggtcgacgcggccatCCACGAGCTGGACGAGGACCCGAGCGGGGCGGAGATGGAGAGGGCGCTCGTTGGGCTGCTGGGGCGGAAGCCGCCGGTGCCCGCCATATTTATCGGCGGAAGGCTGGTTGGCTCCACGGACAGGATCATGCAACTCCACCTCGGTGGCAATTTGGTGCCGCTGCTTCGGGATGCAGGCGCTCTGTGGCTCTGA
- the LOC135616643 gene encoding cullin-1-like, protein MSMHERKTIDLEQGWEFMQKGVTKLKNILEGLPEPQFSSEDYMMLYTTIYNMCTQKPPHDYSQQLYDKYRESFQEYITSMVLPSLREKHDEFMLRELVKRWLNHKVMVRWLSRFFYYLDRYFIARRSLPPLNEVGLTCFRDLVYQEIKGKVKDAVISLIDQEREGEQIDRALLKNVLDIFVEIGLGNMDCYENDFEADLLKDTAAYYSRKASNWILEDSCPDYMLKAEECLKREKDRVAHYLHSSSEQKLLEKVQHELLFAYASQLLEKEHSGCHALLRDDKVDDLSRMYRLFCRIPRGLDPVSQIFKQHVTAEGTALVKQAEDAASNKKAEKRDVVGLQEQVFVRKVIELHDKYLSYVNDCFQNHSLFHKALKEAFEVFCNKGVAGSSSAELLATFCDNILKKGGSEKLSDEAIEETLEKVVRLLAYISDKDLFAEFYRKKLARRLLFDKSANDDHERSILTKLKQQCGGQFTSKMEGMVTDLTLARENQSNFEDYLNINPQANPGIDLTVTVLTTGFWPSYKSFDLNLPAEMVKCVEVFREFYQTKTKHRKLTWIYSLGTCNLIGKFEPKTMELIVTTYQAAALLLFNASDRLSYSEIMAQLNLTDDDVIRLLHSLSCAKYKILNKEPYTKSISPNDVFEFNSKFSDKMRRIKIPLPPVDEKKKVIEDVDKDRRYAIDASIVRIMKSRKVLGHQQLVMECVEQLGRMFKPDFKAIKKRIEDLITREYLERDKDNPNLFRYLA, encoded by the exons ATGTCGATGCACGAGAGGAAGACGATCGATTTGGAGCAGGGATGGGAATTCATGCAGAAGGGCGTCACCAAACTGAAGAACATTTTGGAGGGGCTCCCCGAGCCGCAGTTCAGCTCAGAGGACTACATGATGCTCTACAC GACTATATACAACATGTGCACACAGAAACCGCCGCATGATTACTCCCAACAGCTATATGACAAGTACAGAGAGTCGTTTCAGGAGTACATTACTTCCATG GTTTTGCCATCTTTGAGAGAAAAGCATGATGAATTTATGTTGAGGGAACTAGTCAAAAGATGGTTAAATCATAAGGTTATGGTCAGGTGGCTTTCACGTTTCTTTTATTACCTTGATCGTTATTTCATCGCGCGAAGGTCGCTTCCACCACTGAACGAAGTTGGGCTTACTTGCTTTCGCGACTTG GTTTATCAAGAGATTAAAGGAAAAGTTAAAGATGCAGTCATTTCCTTG ATTGATCAAGAGCGTGAGGGGGAACAAATTGATAGAGCTTTATTGAAGAATGTCTTGGACATTTTCGTTGAGATTGGGTTGGGTAACATGGACTGCTATGAAAATGACTTTGAAGCAGATCTGCTTAAAGATACTGCAGCTTATTATTCTAGGAAAGCTTCAAATTGGATTCTAGAAGATTCATGTCCAGATTACATGTTAAAG GCTGAAGAGTGCTTAAAGCGGGAGAAGGATAGGGTTGCTCATTACTTGCACTCTAGCAGTGAACAAAAGTTGTTAGAG AAAGTGCAACATGAGTTACTATTTGCATATGCAAGCCAACTTTTGGAGAAGGAACATTCTGGGTGCCATGCCTTACTTCGAGATGACAAG GTGGACGACCTCTCTCGTATGTATAGGCTCTTTTGCAGAATACCTCGTGGCCTAGATCCTGTTTCTCAGATATTTAAGCAG CATGTGACCGCTGAGGGTACAGCATTGGTTAAACAAGCAGAAGATGCTGCAAGCAACAAGAAG GCAGAGAAAAGGGATGTGGTTGGCCTCCAAGAACAG GTTTTTGTCAGAAAGGTTATTGAGCTGCATGACAAGTACTTGTCTTATGTGAATGACTGCTTTCAGAATCATTCCCTTTTCCATAAG GCACTCAAAGAGGCTTTTGAGGTTTTCTGTAACAAAGGTGTTGCAGGAAGCTCAAGTGCTGAGTTGCTGGCGACTTTCTGTGATAATATTCTTAAGAAGGGTGGAAGTGAGAAACTCAGTGACGAAGCAATTGAGGAGACACTTGAGAAA GTCGTGAGGTTGCTTGCTTATATCAGTGACAAAGATCTGTTTGCCGAGTTCTATAG GAAGAAGCTTGCTCGGAGGTTGCTCTTTGACAAAAGTGCTAATGATGACCATGAGAGGAGTATTTTGACAAAGTTAAAGCAGCAATGTGGAGGACAGTTCACCTCAAAGATGGAGGGCATG GTGACTGATTTAACGCTTGCCAGAGAAAACCAATCTAATTTTGAGGACTATCTCAACATTAATCCTCAGGCAAATCCAGGGATAGATCTCACTGTCACCGTTCTGACAACTGGATTCTGGCCAAGTTACAAATCATTTGATCTCAACCTTCCTGCTGAAATG GTAAAATGTGTAGAAGTTTTTAGAGAGTTCTATCAGACAAAAACCAAACATAGGAAGCTTACATGGATTTATTCTTTGGGGACATGTAACCTCATTGGAAAGTTTGAGCCCAAGACAATGGAGCTTATTGTCACAACTTATCAG GCGGCGGCTTTGCTTCTTTTTAATGCCTCAGATAGATTGAGTTATTCAGAGATCATGGCTCAGCTTAACTTGACCGATGATGATGTTATTAGATTGCTTCACTCCCTTTCTTGTGCCAAGTATAAGATTCTCAATAAAGAGCCATATACGAAATCTATTTCTCCGAATGACGTCTTTGAGTTTAATTCCAAATTCAGTGACAAAATGAGAAGGATCAAG ATACCTCTTCCACCAGTGGATGAAAAGAAGAAGGTAATAGAAGATGTTGACAAGGATCGAAGATATGCTATTGATGCCTCCATTGTGCGCATTATGAAAAGTCGTAAAGTTTTGGGCCATCAACAGTTAGTGATGGAATGCGTCGAACAGCTTGGTCGCATGTTCAAG CCTGACTttaaagcaattaagaaaagaatagaagatttgATCACCAGAGAGTATTTAGAGCGGGACAAGGACAACCCAAATCTTTTCAGATACCTGGCCTGA